From a region of the Hemibagrus wyckioides isolate EC202008001 linkage group LG14, SWU_Hwy_1.0, whole genome shotgun sequence genome:
- the cradd gene encoding death domain-containing protein CRADD: MEPKHRNLLRAQRLHLCDQLVVDDTIVQYLYQEDILTDSQVEEILSQRSNKDKTLKLLSILPDRGPNAFNVFVQSLEDGFLWIKEELLRLTDYNNDDDGRRTEQSEITAQWAVPKHILQMVPSDQQLNQLAARLGSEWEMVLLDLGLSSVEISHCRADHPNNNHCQVLAALVTWKQTQGRRATVQRLLQSLQNSEIHLSSLIQVFAKSY; encoded by the exons ATGGAACCAAAGCACCGAAATCTTCTCCGAGCGCAGAGGCTGCATCTCTGTGATCAGCTCGTTGTGGATGATACGATAGTTCAGTACTTATATCAAGAGGACATTTTAACCGACAGTCAAGTGGAGGAAATTCTGTCACAGAGGTCTAACAAAGACAAGACGTTAAAGCTGCTTAGTATTCTTCCAGACCGCGGCCCCAATGCTTTTAATGTATTTGTACAGTCCCTCGAAGATGGCTTTCTCTGGATTAAAGAGGAACTGCTTCGTTTAACTGAttacaataatgatgatgatggaagaCGGACAGAGCAGTCCGAAATCACCG cTCAGTGGGCTGTTCCTAAACATATCCTCCAAATGGTTCCCTCTGATCAACAGTTGAATCAGCTGGCAGCTCGGCTCGGCTCGGAGTGGGAGATGGTGCTGCTAGATTTAGGCTTGTCTTCAGTAGAGATCTCCCACTGCCGTGCAGATCATCCAAACAACAATCACTGTCAGGTGTTGGCAGCCCTGGTGACGTGGAAGCAGACTCAGGGTCGGAGAGCCACAGTGCAGCGTCTACTCCAGAGCCTACAGAATTCAGAAATTCATCTTTCTTCCCTCATCCAAGTGTTTGCCAAAAGCTACTAG